TTACGCAGTCATGGGTAGCCATCGTGTTAGTCCTAGTCGACCCAGTTCTAGAAGACAGTCCGTTACGCTTGCTGCTGCGCCCTGGAGTTCTTCTCTTTGCGTAATTAACTTGTTATGGGATTCGGGTGTAGAAATAATCCTGCAGCGGAGTATATCATAGTGGCAGAGAGAAAGTCGCGCCGACCTTGTTCTGTTAGCTTATCGCACTTCATAAGTGGTACCTCAATAAGGTGCAACTTACTGATAGTACATCTCGACCAGGTTGATAAAAAGGGTTATGGATGAGGTGGAAGACCCTGTGAAATCGCTTTCGTTCGTTCGTTCTAGGATTGTCGATTTAACATCGGCCCATGAACTGTACCACCGGGAAAGTGCCATCTGGCAAAGGCCCGCATCGTTCAAACCTGCTAGCCTTCTAGAGAGGATCCAAGATGGATTGTTATGAAACACGGATGTGACAGTGAGAACATCGGTGAGAATGAGGCAGAGGTCGACCAGCTTTGAAAGTATCTCGGCGTGAACGAGCTTGGTGGTTGGATCGTACACATCAGACCCGTATGACTCGTCAGCCAGATCTGCACTTCCGAGAGGCGGGCAACCGGAGAAGCTGAAGTTTGACTTGGTGATCTTGATATTTTGACGCGAAGTGAGTGGCAATAGTCTATCGCAGATGATACAACACCACCAGAGTCGTTTGAGGGTGTTGTGTAGTTTCTGAAACTTGGGGAGCTCGGCAAGGCTCTTGGTCTTTAATGAGAAGTAGCAATGGGCTTTGGCATCACGAGCGTAGGCAATGGCAACTCCGAGCCATATTGAACCCAACGGTTTGTTACCAGCGAGGCAGTGTGGTATCAAGTGGGTTTGCGCCAGAAGCAATGCAGCTTGGGCGATAGAGATGGACGACTTTTCGCAATTGAAGTCGTAAAGAAGCTACCAGTATCAGCTATCGTGACCAGAAAAAAGATGGAGCAAAACCTACTTTAGCTCGTCGGTAGAATGCAAGCTTTGCTTGATGGACGGTGCGGAACCCCAAGGACTTGATGGTCTCCAATGACATGAACTGCACTCTTGTCAGATGATGAGGCTCACGAGGGGAGAATGGAGACCTTACCCCGGACGAAACAAACAGGAGTCCCTGCAATACCAGGATGGACATGCGACCCTGGCCTTGTGAGTCTTGTGAATTATATGCTTGCCAGTGGTCCTTCTCATTCAAGATCGGCAGCATGGGATGAACATGCAGAAAGTACTGCTGCATGAACTCATCGAGAGCGGCTCTATGAGGGACGATAAAGCATCCCTGGCTAGTGAGAAAGGCGAGGTCTTGAGGCAGAAGGCTCTTGGTATCGGGAGCTTGTAGGAAAGAATAGTCGGGGTGACAGGTTGTTCCGGGTCTTCTGGCTACCCCCGCAGAGTACTGATTGGCATCGACACCAACGGTTATCGAGAAGACATCCGAGTTATTCGCGGCCGTGATTGGATCGCGTTGATTGGCAGGCTGAGTAAAGTCGGATTGCGCCGAAGGCTTGTTCGTTGGAGGGGAGGTGCATCCCATCAGGAATTGATCAGGTTCCGAGGGCTCTCCGAGGCTTGGGCTTCCGGTCGGGTTCGCGATGGATTTCGGAGTTGGGGGGCCATTTCGTGGATTGCGCGACCTATAGAAGCTTCGTAAGCGACGAGTCCTGGTTCAAGGGGAGCTTTGGAGCTAACTTACGCCATTCCATGTCGTCGATTAAATGTGCATTGCTTCCCATTGTGTTTGCAGTTGACGCAGGGTTTGGCCGGAGCTTCGAGGATGCACCGGACTTTTCGGAACCGGCACAGGTCGCAAGCTCTCGGGACCCGTTTCCTGGTGGCCTTGACAGGTTGCGGCTGCATTGTCGCGAGGGTTCCCAGTCTTTCGGTAAGATGATATCGATAATGGCAGAGACAGGCTCCGTGCATGCGCTGGTTTGACAAGAATGGGTtcaaagacaaagacagGGAGGAAACTGACCCAATGCCCGAGCCTTGATTGAGAAGCAGATCAGGTGTCCACCGCCCGCGAAGGATCCGAGACCAACTGCCGATGGACCCTCCCCCACAAATCCCCGCAAATACAATGGTTCTAGCGAGATTCTTGGTGGGTGTGCTCGGTCGGCTGGGCCGGTGTCGCGGAGGCGACGGGGGCTAGACCTCGCGGGGAGATGAACATGGTCGCTACAGGTGGCTCAGTTGCTGTGCCTCTTGAGTGCTGCAATCGACATGTTGTGTTGTGGCGTCTGATCGAGGATACCCTCTGTTTGGCGGAATCCGATTCCACCAGTCGCGTCATGTTCCCCGCGGCTGATGCAACCGAGCATGAGGGTATCGAGATGATATCATGCATTGAGCCGCCATTTCTCCTCCAAGAGTGATTTCTCTCTTTCCTGTATCTTTTCTACGATCGCTAATTAGCTTCTATTCTCACGATGGCCTCCCAGAACCTCCCGCCTCGACTCAAGGAGTCTCTCGAGGCGTCCAAATGCGAGTACCGCCAGCTCGGTAAATCCGGCCTCCGAATCTCGGTCCCCATCTTTGGATGCATGAGTTTTGGTGATAAGAGAACCCTTCCTTGGGTGATTGGGGAGGACGAGGTGAGCTGTTCAATACCACCTGTCATTCACTCTGGCTGACCAAATGCGTCGTAGGCGTTGGCTCTTCTCAAGGCGGCGTATGATCGTGGACTCAACACGTGGGACACGGCCAATGTCTACAGCAATGGTGCATCGGAAGAGATTGTCGGGAAAGCTTTGAAGAAGTTCCAGATACCGCGATCCAAGGTCATCATCTTGACCAAATGTCGTTGGGCTGTCGGAGAGGAGCCAGGTAACATTCCAGGCCCGCCAATTCTCTGATTCAGCACTTGATACTGACATGACGGCAGAGGCGCGCAACTTTGTGTATAGATCCGAGTTCGATGCTTCCAAGGACTACCAGAACCAGTTTGGCTTGTCCAGggctgccatcttcaaccaggTCGAGGCCTCCTTGAAACGACTTGACACCGAATACATCGACCTCCTCCAGATCCACCGTTTCGACGAGAGGACCCCAATTGAAGAGACGATGAAAGCCCTGCATGATCTCGTCCAGTCCGGAAAGGTGCGTTATATTGGCGCAAGCAGCATGTGGGCCACCCAGTTTGCGAGGATGCAGTTCGTGGCAGAGAAGAACGGCTGGACTCAGTTTGTCAGCATGCAAAACCATTACAACCTTCTCTATCGCGAAGAGGAACGTGAGATGAACCGATTCTGCAACGATACTGGCGTGGGCATCATTCCCTGGGCACCCCTCTGCAGAGGACATCTAGCCCGGCCACCTGCACAATTTGGCACCACCGAGAGAAGCAAGGGCGAGAAGCAAAGCTCAGGTGAGCTCTCTGAAGTTGACCAAAAGATTGTTGGACGTGTCGTCGAGTTGGCTGAGAAGCATGACTGGGCAATGGCCCATGTGGCTCTGGCCTGGATCGGCAAGCGGGTGACTAGCCCCATCATTGGTTTCAGCAGCGTTGAGAGGATTGAGCAAGCAATTGGGGCAAGAGGTAAGGAGTTGAGCCCTGAAGAGGTGACATATCTAGAGGAGCTGTACCAGCCCAAACAGATCAGCGGCCACGCCTAGACTCTAAAGTAGAAATGGGCACGGAGAACAATAATCACCCCAAGTTGCATCATGAATGACTGTATGGTATGTCGTGAAGTGAGGGCTGGAGGGCAAGAAGACAACCGAAAGCAAAAATATTCCCTTTTATCTGCCTGCCTGCATAACAGTCACTGAGTTTATTCCGAAAGCGGTGAGACTTTGGTGTCAAGGAATCATGATGTGCATGCATAACTTAACAAGATGCTTTTCCAGAACTCACTTGTATCTAAACCATAATACTTGACTTCGCAAAGGGGGACTGTAGATACTTTAAATATGTTCACCCGTGGCATTCAGTAGTTTCTAGCCTGAATGGGTGCACGAATTTGCTCCTTCGGTACGTGGACCGCATCTCGGTCGGTAGTTGACTCGGCAAGTTGATCGGCACAACCCTCGGAACCTAAGCCTATTCAAGATGGCGAACATTCAACAGCCGTCAGCAACCTGTAAACTGGGAGTGAACTCTCTTGAGTCTTTCCCCAAGCTGCATCTCAACCTTGTCGAATTTGTCTGGTCCAATATTCTGTCAAAATGGATTCGCCCATTCCCCAAGTTCAAAAGGCAGCGTTGATTGAGAACCCTGGAGAGAATGCGCAAATTTGTATCCGGTCGGATGTACCGGTCGGAGTTCCTGGTCCCCACGAGATTCTTGTCAAACTCTCTTTTACTGGTGTCTGGTAACAATTACTGGTCCATACAGCCCTCTGCTAGAAACGGTGGTTAACACATATGACAGTGGATCCGAGATTCGAGCCTTGTCTGGGTGGGGATCTTACAATCCTGTTGTAGGACATGAGGGAGTGGGAACCGTCGTCAAGGTCGGCGACGGAGTTGACAGCGCCATGCTCAACAAAAGAGTGGGCGTCAAATGGCTCTATAGCGCCTGTGGACTTTGCAATGCCTGTAAGAGAGGCTTTCCAAACAACTGCCCGAAGCAAGTCAACACGGGCCGTCATGTCCCGGGAACATTGCAGCAATACATGATAGCCGATGCCAGGTATGTTACGGAAATCCCCGACGACCTGCCTGGAGAAGTAGCGGCACCGCTTCTCTGTGCAGGCCTCACCATGGCTGGGGCTGTATCAAAGCTTGATGCATGCCTGGCCGAGAACGATTGGGTGGTCATATCTGGCTCGGGAGGTGGACTTGGTCATCTAGGTGTTCAAATCGCGAGCGGATTGAGAAGATTCCGAGTCATCGCAGTCGATTCCGGCAAAGCCAAGCGAGAATTGAGCCTTGAAAGCGGTGCTCATGAGTTTATTGACTTTACTGAGGAGAATGTGGAGGAGAGGGTCAAGGAACTTACTGGAGAGGGAGCAGCAGCTGTCGTAGTGGTCTCGGCTTCGGAGCAAGCCTTTACCATGGCTCCCAGTTTGGTGAGAAACATGGGGCTCATCGTTACCGTTGGCCTCCCGCGGAACGACTTTCACATTCCCATCGGTGCTTCTCTGCTGTCGGC
The window above is part of the Fusarium falciforme chromosome 3, complete sequence genome. Proteins encoded here:
- a CDS encoding Zn(2)-C6 fungal-type domain-containing protein codes for the protein MQPQPVKATRKRVPRACDLCRFRKVRCILEAPAKPCVNCKHNGKQCTFNRRHGMASRNPRNGPPTPKSIANPTGSPSLGEPSEPDQFLMGCTSPPTNKPSAQSDFTQPANQRDPITAANNSDVFSITVGVDANQYSAGVARRPGTTCHPDYSFLQAPDTKSLLPQDLAFLTSQGCFIVPHRAALDEFMQQYFLHVHPMLPILNEKDHWQAYNSQDSQGQGRMSILVLQGLLFVSSGFMSLETIKSLGFRTVHQAKLAFYRRAKLLYDFNCEKSSISIAQAALLLAQTHLIPHCLAGNKPLGSIWLGVAIAYARDAKAHCYFSLKTKSLAELPKFQKLHNTLKRLWWCCIICDRLLPLTSRQNIKITKSNFSFSGCPPLGSADLADESYGSDVYDPTTKLVHAEILSKLVDLCLILTDVLTVTSVFHNNPSWILSRRLAGLNDAGLCQMALSRWYSSWADVKSTILERTNESDFTGSSTSSITLFINLVEMYYQSARLSLCHYDILRCRIISTPESHNKLITQREELQGAAASVTDCLLELGRLGLTRWLPMTAIGCTAFPLALHMIDVELLGPGHDNTHSQTAVQVLDRKQQQVKVLLETMSSYRQRYYIADWVMSTICHVVKLASQQFPGLSSSEGVTNSSRAYWADILLTQPSYYLRLAMTVDLSISHGKLPDDSDFPPSLRQSSHVDKPLNLHPDAVPNFMPTTDVDERVVDLSEMEGMETTGNIGDPIEENSAKDATVPQPQIPTDLTDIPVSAPNENGMTSDDFTAALDLEMPEIPLMSLDDLHIVVSGSADNSWPYKLLGSSSGGSTAWDCFAWTGNSMGGSEVQEGFLGELDTYLGADDYREGNLSAGLAI
- a CDS encoding Aldo-ket-red domain-containing protein, giving the protein MASQNLPPRLKESLEASKCEYRQLGKSGLRISVPIFGCMSFGDKRTLPWVIGEDEALALLKAAYDRGLNTWDTANVYSNGASEEIVGKALKKFQIPRSKVIILTKCRWAVGEEPEARNFVYRSEFDASKDYQNQFGLSRAAIFNQVEASLKRLDTEYIDLLQIHRFDERTPIEETMKALHDLVQSGKVRYIGASSMWATQFARMQFVAEKNGWTQFVSMQNHYNLLYREEEREMNRFCNDTGVGIIPWAPLCRGHLARPPAQFGTTERSKGEKQSSGELSEVDQKIVGRVVELAEKHDWAMAHVALAWIGKRVTSPIIGFSSVERIEQAIGARGKELSPEEVTYLEELYQPKQISGHA
- a CDS encoding PKS-ER domain-containing protein, with amino-acid sequence MDSPIPQVQKAALIENPGENAQICIRSDVPVGVPGPHEILVKLSFTGVCGSEIRALSGWGSYNPVVGHEGVGTVVKVGDGVDSAMLNKRVGVKWLYSACGLCNACKRGFPNNCPKQVNTGRHVPGTLQQYMIADARYVTEIPDDLPGEVAAPLLCAGLTMAGAVSKLDACLAENDWVVISGSGGGLGHLGVQIASGLRRFRVIAVDSGKAKRELSLESGAHEFIDFTEENVEERVKELTGEGAAAVVVVSASEQAFTMAPSLVRNMGLIVTVGLPRNDFHIPIGASLLSARGLTVTGVAVGTEDQMLELLQHASAKKILPKVTVVGFDQVGTVLEGLKRQDITGRVVVRIS